A stretch of Sandaracinaceae bacterium DNA encodes these proteins:
- a CDS encoding HIT domain-containing protein — MSFLLHPRLDADTVVLGELPLCRVLLSLDGRYPWVVLVPRREGIREIHELSTEDRAVLVEECAAVSQAMQTTLSADKMNVAALGNMVPQLHVHVVARYEGDDAWPGAIWGAHPPLSYLGEQRAARIAQLRAAFGDIVAFEPGAELTR, encoded by the coding sequence GTGAGCTTCCTGCTGCACCCCCGCCTCGACGCGGACACGGTGGTGCTCGGCGAGCTGCCGCTCTGCCGCGTGCTGCTCAGCCTCGACGGCCGCTATCCCTGGGTCGTGCTCGTGCCGCGCCGCGAAGGGATCCGGGAGATCCACGAGCTCTCCACCGAGGACCGCGCCGTCCTCGTGGAGGAGTGCGCGGCCGTCTCGCAGGCGATGCAGACGACGCTCTCGGCCGACAAGATGAACGTCGCCGCGCTCGGCAACATGGTCCCGCAGCTCCACGTGCACGTCGTCGCGCGCTACGAGGGCGACGACGCGTGGCCGGGCGCCATCTGGGGCGCGCACCCGCCGCTGTCGTACCTGGGAGAGCAGCGGGCCGCGCGGATCGCGCAGCTGCGCGCGGCGTTCGGAGACATCGTCGCGTTCGAGCCGGGAGCAGAGCTGACCCGCTGA
- the cysS gene encoding cysteine--tRNA ligase, whose translation MASPFRLYNTLAREVQDFQPQNDGKVKLYVCGMTVYDHSHVGHARAMVTFDMVARYLRHRGWDVDFVRNYTDVDDKIITRANEAGEEAMTLAQRFIESFQDDMGALGLLEPTHEPRVSQCIEDIVAVIQSLVERGHAYAAEGSVWFDVTSFPAYGKLSGRKVEDMRSSAETMAGKKSPQDFALWKAAKPGEPQWESPWGPGRPGWHIECSAMAHKHLGAELDIHGGGLDLVFPHHENEIAQSECAHGHEPYARYWMHNGMLTMASGQKMGKSLGNVFNIKDALKLFPAEALRLYYLQVHYRSPLPWSIDALPDALALLARLYEAKENAAQMGGEEDAAKVAKDLGKDAQRVIELADSFSERFYAAMDDDFNTAKALGYAFELARAVNRFHNHKKAKKRGGPIAQKALAAFGLVEEALGLVAMDGDAFQSEVKAKRLPELGLTAEDVEAKLAARAQARVDKDWAKADALRAELEESGIQVMDRADGVDWRVRLDVREEAAEEA comes from the coding sequence ATGGCTTCCCCTTTCCGGCTCTACAACACCCTCGCGCGCGAGGTGCAGGACTTCCAACCGCAGAACGACGGGAAGGTGAAGCTCTACGTCTGCGGCATGACCGTCTACGACCACTCGCACGTCGGGCACGCCCGCGCGATGGTCACCTTCGACATGGTCGCGCGCTACCTGCGCCACCGCGGCTGGGACGTCGACTTCGTCCGCAACTACACCGACGTCGACGACAAGATCATCACCCGCGCGAACGAGGCCGGCGAAGAGGCGATGACCCTCGCGCAGCGCTTCATCGAGAGCTTCCAGGACGACATGGGGGCGCTCGGCCTGCTCGAGCCCACCCACGAGCCGCGCGTGAGCCAGTGCATCGAGGACATCGTCGCGGTGATCCAGAGCCTCGTCGAGCGCGGCCACGCCTACGCGGCGGAGGGCTCGGTGTGGTTCGACGTCACGAGCTTCCCCGCCTACGGCAAGCTCAGCGGCCGCAAGGTCGAGGACATGCGCAGCAGCGCGGAGACGATGGCGGGCAAGAAGAGCCCGCAGGACTTCGCGCTCTGGAAGGCGGCCAAGCCCGGCGAGCCGCAGTGGGAGAGCCCGTGGGGCCCCGGGCGCCCGGGATGGCACATCGAGTGCTCCGCGATGGCGCACAAGCACCTCGGCGCCGAGCTGGACATCCACGGCGGCGGCCTCGACCTGGTGTTCCCGCACCACGAGAACGAGATCGCGCAGTCCGAGTGCGCGCACGGTCACGAGCCGTACGCCCGCTACTGGATGCACAACGGCATGCTCACGATGGCGAGCGGCCAGAAGATGGGCAAGAGCCTCGGCAACGTCTTCAACATCAAGGACGCGCTGAAGCTCTTCCCCGCCGAGGCGCTGCGCCTCTACTACCTGCAGGTCCACTATCGCTCGCCGCTCCCGTGGAGCATCGACGCCCTGCCCGACGCGCTCGCGCTCCTCGCGCGCCTCTACGAGGCGAAGGAGAACGCGGCGCAGATGGGCGGCGAGGAGGACGCGGCGAAGGTCGCCAAGGACCTCGGCAAGGACGCGCAGCGCGTGATCGAGCTCGCCGACTCGTTCTCCGAGCGCTTCTACGCGGCGATGGACGACGACTTCAACACCGCCAAGGCGCTCGGCTACGCGTTCGAGCTCGCCCGGGCCGTCAACCGCTTCCACAACCACAAGAAGGCGAAGAAGCGCGGCGGCCCCATCGCGCAGAAGGCGCTGGCGGCGTTCGGCCTCGTCGAGGAGGCGCTCGGCCTCGTCGCGATGGACGGAGACGCGTTCCAGAGCGAGGTGAAGGCCAAGCGCCTCCCCGAGCTCGGGCTCACCGCCGAGGACGTCGAGGCGAAGCTCGCGGCGCGCGCGCAGGCTCGCGTCGACAAGGACTGGGCGAAGGCGGACGCGCTGCGCGCCGAGCTCGAGGAGAGCGGCATCCAGGTCATGGACCGCGCGGACGGCGTCGACTGGCGCGTCCGGCTCGACGTGCGCGAGGAAGCCGCCGAAGAGGCGTGA